The Apibacter raozihei genome contains a region encoding:
- a CDS encoding TlpA family protein disulfide reductase, with product MKIKPIYIVNFLFIIIVIALLFSPLRKVLEKMQSTNAQSQFSTIDKLSDQQYSIDLKGVNAQDVNFKEFKGKKIFLNYWGTWCPVCVEEMPEIQKLYEKKKNEIQFVLIYMKDDRALVEQYLRKNNYSFPVYEAVSPIDAALLARAFPTTFLIDEKGNVKEKIEGARDWAQLNF from the coding sequence ATGAAAATAAAACCTATTTATATAGTAAATTTTTTATTTATTATCATTGTTATTGCTTTACTTTTCTCTCCCTTAAGAAAAGTATTGGAAAAAATGCAATCAACCAATGCTCAAAGTCAGTTTTCAACAATAGATAAACTTTCGGATCAGCAATATTCGATTGATTTAAAAGGGGTTAATGCTCAAGATGTTAATTTTAAAGAATTTAAGGGTAAAAAAATATTTTTAAATTACTGGGGTACCTGGTGTCCTGTCTGTGTGGAAGAAATGCCGGAAATACAAAAGCTTTATGAGAAGAAAAAGAATGAAATACAGTTTGTATTGATATATATGAAAGATGACAGGGCTTTGGTTGAACAATATTTAAGAAAAAATAACTATTCATTTCCTGTCTACGAGGCAGTAAGTCCTATAGATGCAGCACTTCTTGCAAGAGCTTTTCCTACTACTTTTTTAATTGATGAAAAAGGAAACGTAAAAGAGAAAATTGAAGGCGCCAGAGATTGGGCACAATTAAACTTTTAA